One Thermococcus sp. genomic window carries:
- a CDS encoding NAD(P)H-dependent oxidoreductase produces the protein MKVKIILGTAREGRKSEKVARYLTGKARELGWEAELIDVKDYLLAYTHRWKVTPEIERYRAKILEADGLVIVAPEYNGSYPGELKILLDTIYDEYEALPVGIVTLSVVTGGTRLLMELRTAAVNYRMLPVGQVLFYNVDDIFEGEELKDEKYEERVERLFKTLEKYARALRPIRDEVREKLREERL, from the coding sequence ATGAAGGTTAAGATAATCCTCGGAACGGCAAGGGAAGGGAGGAAGAGTGAGAAGGTAGCAAGGTACCTCACCGGAAAGGCGAGAGAACTCGGCTGGGAGGCGGAGCTGATAGATGTAAAGGACTACCTCCTGGCCTACACCCACCGCTGGAAGGTGACGCCTGAGATTGAACGTTACAGGGCCAAGATCCTTGAGGCAGACGGCCTGGTGATAGTCGCGCCGGAGTACAACGGGAGCTATCCGGGGGAGCTGAAGATACTCCTCGACACGATTTACGACGAGTACGAGGCCCTACCGGTTGGGATAGTTACGCTTTCAGTCGTTACCGGGGGAACGCGGCTCCTGATGGAGCTCAGAACGGCGGCTGTGAACTACAGGATGCTTCCCGTCGGGCAGGTGCTCTTCTACAACGTGGATGATATCTTCGAGGGCGAGGAGCTTAAGGACGAGAAGTACGAGGAGAGAGTTGAACGGCTTTTCAAGACCCTTGAGAAGTACGCAAGGGCACTCAGGCCGATAAGGGACGAGGTGAGGGAAAAGCTGAGGGAAGAGCGCCTTTAA